GATCTGGATCGAGCACGTCGTGCACGCCCTCACCGCCGTCGCCACCCGGCTGCTGTGCCTCACCTATGGGCGCATCCTCGCCGAGGGAGACCCCGCCACCGTTCTCGCCTCACCTGAAGTGCGCAGCGTCTACCTCGGCATCGACCCTGATCCCGAGGACTTCCCCGACGACGTGCATGGCGCTGAACCGAACGAAGCCACGGATGCCCCCCATGCTTGAGATCACAGACCTTTCGGCTGCCTACGGGCAGATGACCGCTATCCGCAACATCTCGCTGCGAGTTGAGAGCGGGGGGATCCTCGCCGTCATCGGCTCGAACGGGGCGGGCAAATCCACTCTGCTGAAGACCATCGCAGGCCAACTGAAGGCGACGACAGGCAGCATCCGCTTCGATGGTGAAGACATCACGACGCTGACCCCGCACGAGCGTGCCCGCCGAGGTGTTTCCCTGGTGCCGGAGGGGAGGCGGCTGTTCGCGTCGCTGACCGTGCACGAGAACCTGCAGATTGCACTCTCGGCCCGCAGAACCGGAAGGTGGACGATCGACGCCGTATACGACCTGTTTCCGCTCGTTGCTGAACGCCGAAATCGGCGAGCTGGCGAGATGTCTGGCGGCGAACAGCAGGCGACCGCTATCGCGCGCGCCCTCGTGGCAAACCCGAGCCTGCTTCTGCTTGACGAGGTCAGCCTCGGCCTCGCGCCCGCAATCGTCGGACAGCTCTACGATCGCATTCCTCTCATTCAGGAGCAGGGAACCGCGATCCTGCTCGTAGAGCAAGACGTCTCTCAGGCGCTTCGCGTATGCGACGACGTTCACTGTCTGCTGCAGGGCGCCACGTCGCTCGCCGGTCGAAACCTCGAACTCGCGGACATCTCCCGTGCCTATTTCGGATCCGAGGGCTGAGCCATGAACCTCATCGACGCGATAGTCCAGGGCATCCTCCTGGGCGGCCTCTACGCGATCTTCGCAGCCGGGCTGTCGCTCATGTTCGGGGTCATGCGCCTCGTGAACCTGGCCCACGGCGCCTTCGCTGTGCTTGCCGCCTATGGCGTACTTGTCATAGTGCGTGTGGCCCTTGTGTCACCGCTCATCGCGCTGCTCGTGGTCGCACCCGCAATGGCACTGCTCGGCTATGGCATCCAGCGCCTCATCCTGCAGAAGACACTGGGGGAGTCCCCGCTTCCGTCGCTGCTCGTGACATTCGGGCTCTCGATAATGATCGAGAACATCCTGCTCATGACCATGTCGGCAGACCAGCAACGGCTGAGCCTCGGCGCCCTCGACACTGCATCGATCGAGTTGCTCGGCGGCATCCGCATCGGCGTCTTCCC
This Homoserinimonas aerilata DNA region includes the following protein-coding sequences:
- a CDS encoding ABC transporter ATP-binding protein; its protein translation is MLEITDLSAAYGQMTAIRNISLRVESGGILAVIGSNGAGKSTLLKTIAGQLKATTGSIRFDGEDITTLTPHERARRGVSLVPEGRRLFASLTVHENLQIALSARRTGRWTIDAVYDLFPLVAERRNRRAGEMSGGEQQATAIARALVANPSLLLLDEVSLGLAPAIVGQLYDRIPLIQEQGTAILLVEQDVSQALRVCDDVHCLLQGATSLAGRNLELADISRAYFGSEG